Genomic window (Candidatus Nitrosocosmicus franklandus):
TTGATCCTTTTCGTTTCTTCTTTTTTCTTATCAAATAAAAAATAACAACGCTTACAAAAATTGCAGTAGTAAGTATAGACAAAAGCGGAAAATAGTCCGATAATGAATCGGACAATTCGCTCCAGGAGTTCCCTAAAAGGTATCCAGAAAAAACCAACACGGTGCTCCAAACCAAGGAACCAAGAAATGTAAATATAGTAAACTTGACGATAGGCATTCTGGCAATCCCTGCAGGAACACTGATTAATTCACGAACCCCAGGAGCCATTCTGCCTAAAAAAACAGCATAAATACCGTATTTCTCAAACCATTTTTCAGCTGTTTCTATTTTTTCCTCACTCACAAATACATATTTTCCTAATTTCACTATGGCTATCCTACCAATCTTTAATGAGATAAAATATATCAACACGGCCCCTATGGTCGCCCCTACTGCTCCGCTTACAGCCATTAAGAAGGTTTCTAAATACGTAAAATTAGATCTAAATCCAACAAAACCGGCCAAAGGAAAAATAACTTCACTTGGTATAGGTGGAAAAATAGTTTCAGCAAATGCTGCTATAAAAAGTCCTAGGTAACCGTAAGATGATACAATAGAGGTGATAATGTTAATGATTTCCACAGCCAATCAGTTCACTTTAATGTGTTAAATTTAATTAACATTTGCTATTTTTCAAGTTTTGAAAATAAGATTAATTAGGTATGAAATGTTATTATGGATATTGACCAAAAAAATATGCGCGCTTTGTTTAGAACAACTTCCGGAGCGTTCTAAAGTAAGTATTTGCGATGAATGTATGAAATGTGCCGATTGTTGTGTTGGATTAGAAAAACTATAATCCCCCAATCATTAACTGCGTTCGACAATCTTCAAGGTGTCTGTAAGGGTAATTATGCCTATTACATTACCCTTTTCACTAACTAATACGCATTTTGCAAACCTTACTAATGAGACTAAAGCTTTAGCAGGAGTAGATTCATCTACAAGTGGTGGCGGTGGGTCCATTACAGCACCCACCTTGACTAAGTGAATATCCTTATCAGTATTTTCTATCATTATTCTTGCTAAATCATCTTCTGTCAAAATACCTACTAACTTGCCACCGTTAAATACCGGCATTTGACTGATACTATGATCGCGCATTTTTATAATAGCAGCACTTAGTGACTCTTCACTTTGGATTGTAATTAGATTTCTATTACAGATATTTCCAGCTTTAATAGAAGCATCGGATTCCATCGATAATAATATCTCAAATATACGCTTTGCAGTATCATAGCTTGGTTTACATCTACCAGATTCAATTTGATTCACCATTGAAGTACTTATCCCACAGAGTGTAGCCAATTTCTTTTGAGTTACACCCAACTTAAGCCTAGCTTGCTTAATATAGTCAAGATGAGGCAGCATGTTAAGTAATATTAAATTAATGCGATTAGTAATTTTAATTATACGATAAATAGAATTTTAACCTGGTAGCGTCATTGCAAAAAATGTATGCGACGGCCGGGATTTGAACCCGGGTTACCAGATTGGCAATCTGATGTCCTAGACCAAACTGGACGACCGTCGCCTTCCTGATTTTTATTTAACAATGGTTATATTAATTATTTGGTAATAATGAATATACTCATGACGAAACTCTAGATTAGATATTAGACACAAGAATTCAACTATTGTCAAGCTAT
Coding sequences:
- a CDS encoding DedA family protein is translated as MEIINIITSIVSSYGYLGLFIAAFAETIFPPIPSEVIFPLAGFVGFRSNFTYLETFLMAVSGAVGATIGAVLIYFISLKIGRIAIVKLGKYVFVSEEKIETAEKWFEKYGIYAVFLGRMAPGVRELISVPAGIARMPIVKFTIFTFLGSLVWSTVLVFSGYLLGNSWSELSDSLSDYFPLLSILTTAIFVSVVIFYLIRKKKKRKGSIDT
- a CDS encoding CBS domain-containing protein, whose product is MLPHLDYIKQARLKLGVTQKKLATLCGISTSMVNQIESGRCKPSYDTAKRIFEILLSMESDASIKAGNICNRNLITIQSEESLSAAIIKMRDHSISQMPVFNGGKLVGILTEDDLARIMIENTDKDIHLVKVGAVMDPPPPLVDESTPAKALVSLVRFAKCVLVSEKGNVIGIITLTDTLKIVERS